One genomic segment of Catalinimonas alkaloidigena includes these proteins:
- a CDS encoding HARBI1 family protein has translation MDLLYHFAPIVEEHYRHHDMKGQRRKMVRYQERSDSSLTGPVNKLLFILSYMKENPNQAYHGVMFSMSQGKVSLWVNQLSFLLEEALKKMGKMPHREVNKFYNFLYAYVELVMFMDVVERRIGRSPDYQVQKDHYSGKKGCHTLKNLLIANLEGELIYLGETFEGSVHDKSMYDQAELKFPDHRIAERWHSLWVDLGFLGLKAEGVEVYMPEKKPKGKELSNFQKELNTLIASIRVKVEHAIAGVKRLKIIRNQVRIHGWQKRDRMMYIACGLHNLRCQRWAT, from the coding sequence ATGGATTTATTATACCATTTTGCGCCAATAGTTGAAGAACATTATCGTCATCACGATATGAAAGGGCAACGTCGCAAGATGGTACGCTATCAGGAACGAAGTGACAGTAGTTTGACCGGTCCGGTCAATAAGTTACTTTTTATTCTTAGCTACATGAAAGAAAATCCCAACCAAGCATACCATGGAGTGATGTTCTCTATGAGTCAGGGAAAAGTTAGTTTATGGGTAAATCAGCTATCTTTTTTACTTGAAGAAGCTTTAAAGAAAATGGGTAAAATGCCCCATCGTGAAGTGAATAAGTTCTATAATTTCCTCTATGCCTACGTTGAATTGGTTATGTTTATGGATGTAGTGGAACGCAGGATAGGCCGTTCACCAGATTACCAAGTTCAGAAAGATCACTATAGCGGAAAAAAAGGGTGCCATACTTTGAAAAATCTGTTGATTGCCAACCTTGAAGGAGAGCTTATTTACTTAGGAGAAACTTTTGAAGGTAGCGTACATGATAAATCCATGTATGATCAGGCAGAACTTAAGTTTCCTGACCATCGGATCGCCGAGCGATGGCATAGTCTATGGGTGGACTTGGGTTTCCTGGGCCTTAAGGCAGAAGGCGTAGAAGTTTACATGCCTGAGAAGAAGCCCAAAGGAAAAGAACTTTCCAACTTCCAAAAAGAGCTGAATACACTCATTGCAAGTATTAGGGTTAAGGTGGAGCATGCTATTGCTGGAGTAAAAAGACTAAAAATTATTAGGAATCAGGTCAGAATACACGGATGGCAGAAAAGGGATAGGATGATGTATATCGCCTGTGGATTGCACAACCTCAGATGTCAGCGCTGGGCTACATAA
- a CDS encoding endonuclease/exonuclease/phosphatase family protein: protein MLIVIIICTILTVLVTVLPLSQQTHWIIRGMDFPRLQIMIFSIVLLIAIVFFLDERLPLTLILIFTTVLCLIWQLWWILPYTPLWQKEVKSCNECEPERKLSIITSNVLTPNRNADALIELVNKYQPDILVTLESDKWWEKQLKGLESVMPFTVKCPLDNLYGMHLYSKLRLHDQEISFLVENDVPSIHVSLELRTGDRVRAHFIHPAPPSPTENTESAERDAELIVIARSVVKSTQPILVTGDLNDVAWSSTTRLFRKISGLLDPRIGRGMFNTFHAKYPLLRWPLDHLFHSDHFTLLSIKRLPSIGSDHFPLFTSLAFTPVKGASQEGLESDSEDHDRAKEIADEKGVSKKDVPQPNEKN, encoded by the coding sequence ATGCTAATCGTAATTATTATTTGTACAATTCTGACCGTTCTCGTAACGGTTTTGCCTTTATCGCAACAAACACATTGGATTATCAGGGGTATGGACTTTCCACGACTACAAATAATGATCTTTTCAATAGTCTTGTTGATTGCTATTGTTTTTTTTCTCGATGAACGGTTACCTCTTACTTTAATATTGATTTTTACAACTGTCCTTTGCTTAATTTGGCAGTTGTGGTGGATATTACCTTATACCCCACTATGGCAAAAAGAGGTCAAATCTTGTAATGAATGTGAACCTGAAAGGAAGCTCAGCATCATCACTTCTAACGTCCTTACACCTAATAGAAATGCTGACGCTTTGATTGAATTAGTAAACAAATATCAGCCAGATATTCTTGTTACTTTAGAATCAGATAAATGGTGGGAAAAGCAACTCAAGGGTTTGGAATCAGTTATGCCATTTACTGTAAAATGTCCACTTGACAACCTCTATGGCATGCACCTCTATTCAAAATTGAGATTACATGACCAAGAAATTTCATTTCTAGTTGAGAATGATGTTCCTTCCATCCACGTATCTTTAGAATTGCGAACCGGTGATAGAGTTCGTGCGCATTTTATTCACCCAGCTCCACCCAGCCCTACTGAAAATACGGAATCAGCAGAGCGCGATGCTGAGTTGATTGTTATTGCGCGAAGTGTCGTCAAAAGTACACAACCTATATTAGTAACGGGTGATCTAAATGATGTGGCTTGGTCTTCAACAACTCGTCTTTTCCGTAAGATTAGTGGTTTGCTAGATCCACGTATAGGGCGAGGTATGTTCAATACTTTTCACGCAAAATACCCATTATTGCGATGGCCTCTAGATCATTTATTTCATAGTGATCATTTTACCTTACTTTCTATTAAGCGATTACCATCTATCGGATCGGATCATTTCCCTCTCTTTACATCGCTAGCATTCACTCCTGTAAAGGGTGCCAGTCAAGAGGGGCTTGAAAGCGACTCAGAAGACCATGACAGAGCAAAGGAAATTGCTGATGAAAAAGGGGTAAGTAAGAAGGATGTGCCACAACCTAACGAAAAGAATTAA